Proteins co-encoded in one Chiroxiphia lanceolata isolate bChiLan1 chromosome 21, bChiLan1.pri, whole genome shotgun sequence genomic window:
- the GPSM1 gene encoding G-protein-signaling modulator 1 isoform X5, with product MDDQRCPLEECPSEAAEGAATPVPALGERISQSALMASPQTEEFFDLIASSQSRRLDDQRANVGNLPGLRITHNNLGHLRVEGDAQEPGDEFFNMLMKCQSSRIDDQRCAPPDSIPRGPTMPDEDFFSLIQRVQAKRMDEQRVDLASAQEEAEEEQHRPGSS from the exons ATGGATGATCAGCGCTGCCCGCTGGAGGAGTGCCCGTCGGAGGCTGCGGAGGGAGCTGCCACCCCGGTGCCTGCCCTGGGAGAGCGGATAT cacagTCTGCCCTGATGGCGTCTCCGCAGACAGAGGAGTTCTTCGACCTCATCgccagctcccagagcaggcGCCTGGATGACCAACGTGCCAACGTGGGCAACCTGCCGGGGCTGCGGATAACCCACAACAACCTGGGCCACCTGCGTGTGGAGGGGGACGCCCAGGAGCCCGGGGACGAGTTCTTCAACATGCTCATGAAGTGTCAG TCCTCCAGGATCGATGACCAGCGCTGTGCCCCCCCTGACTCCATCCCCCGGGGTCCCACCATGCCGGACGAAGACTTTTTCAGCCTCATCCAGCGTGTCCAGGCCAAGCGCATGGACGAGCAGCGGGTGGATTTGGCCTCGGCCCAGGAGGAGGCcgaggaggagcagcacaggcctGGTTCCAGCTAA
- the GPSM1 gene encoding G-protein-signaling modulator 1 isoform X4 — MDSLDLLKFPSEKDQNGDSHHVGDLKISGKEFLSLPARTRKYREHQSGSERKSQGPSASPLDAGEVRVQVSQTKINRTPSDEECFFDLLSKFQSNRMDDQRCPLEECPSEAAEGAATPVPALGERISQSALMASPQTEEFFDLIASSQSRRLDDQRANVGNLPGLRITHNNLGHLRVEGDAQEPGDEFFNMLMKCQSSRIDDQRCAPPDSIPRGPTMPDEDFFSLIQRVQAKRMDEQRVDLASAQEEAEEEQHRPGSS; from the exons ATGGACAGCTTAGACCTTCTCAAGTTCCCTTCTGAAAAG GACCAGAATGGGGACAGCCACCATGTGGGAGACCTGAAGATCTCGGGAAAAGAGTTCCTGTCGTTACCTGCGAGGACGAGGAAATACCGGGAACACCAATCCGGTTCGGAGAGGAAGTCCCAGGGACCGAGTGCATCACCCTTGGATGCTGGTGAAGTCCGAGTCCAGGTGTCACAGACG AAAATCAACCGGACCCCTTCGGATGAGGAATGCTTCTTTGACCTGTTGAGCAAGTTCCAGAGCAACCGGATGGATGATCAGCGCTGCCCGCTGGAGGAGTGCCCGTCGGAGGCTGCGGAGGGAGCTGCCACCCCGGTGCCTGCCCTGGGAGAGCGGATAT cacagTCTGCCCTGATGGCGTCTCCGCAGACAGAGGAGTTCTTCGACCTCATCgccagctcccagagcaggcGCCTGGATGACCAACGTGCCAACGTGGGCAACCTGCCGGGGCTGCGGATAACCCACAACAACCTGGGCCACCTGCGTGTGGAGGGGGACGCCCAGGAGCCCGGGGACGAGTTCTTCAACATGCTCATGAAGTGTCAG TCCTCCAGGATCGATGACCAGCGCTGTGCCCCCCCTGACTCCATCCCCCGGGGTCCCACCATGCCGGACGAAGACTTTTTCAGCCTCATCCAGCGTGTCCAGGCCAAGCGCATGGACGAGCAGCGGGTGGATTTGGCCTCGGCCCAGGAGGAGGCcgaggaggagcagcacaggcctGGTTCCAGCTAA